A region of Sugiyamaella lignohabitans strain CBS 10342 chromosome A, complete sequence DNA encodes the following proteins:
- the ATO2 gene encoding putative ammonium permease ATO2 (Putative transmembrane protein involved in export of ammonia; ammonia is a starvation signal that promotes cell death in aging colonies; phosphorylated in mitochondria; member of the TC 9.B.33 YaaH family; homolog of Y. lipolytica Gpr1p; ATO2 has a paralog, ADY2, that arose from the whole genome duplication; GO_component: GO:0016021 - integral component of membrane [Evidence IEA]; GO_component: GO:0016021 - integral component of membrane [Evidence ISM] [PMID 12192589]; GO_component: GO:0016020 - membrane [Evidence IEA,IEA]; GO_component: GO:0005739 - mitochondrion [Evidence IDA] [PMID 14576278]; GO_component: GO:0005739 - mitochondrion [Evidence IDA] [PMID 16823961]; GO_component: GO:0005886 - plasma membrane [Evidence IEA,IEA]; GO_component: GO:0005886 - plasma membrane [Evidence IDA] [PMID 17395151]; GO_function: GO:0008519 - ammonium transmembrane transporter activity [Evidence IMP] [PMID 12429834]; GO_process: GO:0015696 - ammonium transport [Evidence IEA]; GO_process: GO:0015696 - ammonium transport [Evidence IEP,IMP] [PMID 12429834]; GO_process: GO:0006811 - ion transport [Evidence IEA]; GO_process: GO:0019740 - nitrogen utilization [Evidence IMP] [PMID 12429834]; GO_process: GO:0006810 - transport [Evidence IEA]) → MTTDIEQTAGADKYSTNLYENQPPVISRIQTSGTDNEYIHIGNTIVRKDELVEAFAGDLNPALHTLPSRKLANPTPLGLSAFGLTTFVLSLINLGTRGVHTQNILIGVTLFYGGAIQVIAGLFEFVLENTFGATALTSFGAFWITFGAILTPSFGIISGYEDPTELDRALGLYLLSWFIFVTMMTFLTIRSTVPFFVLFFTTDMAFLTLGIGHLLSSSKCIKAGGWFGVVASFLAWYVAFAGLATKENCYIQIKPWFMPGAHRLK, encoded by the coding sequence ATGACTACTGACATTGAACAAACCGCTGGAGCTGACAAGTACAGCACCAACCTTTATGAGAACCAGCCTCCTGTTATTTCTCGTATCCAAACTTCTGGAACTGATAATGAGTACATCCACATTGGTAACACGATTGTTAGAAAAGATGAGCTCGTTGAGGCATTTGCCGGTGATCTGAACCCGGCTCTCCATACTCTTCCCTCGAGAAAATTGGCCAACCCCACGCCTCTTGGTTTGAGTGCCTTTGGTCTAACCACTTTCGTTTTGTCGTTAATTAACCTTGGAACGAGAGGTGTACATACTCAGAATATTCTGATTGGAGTCACTTTGTTCTATGGAGGTGCGATCCAAGTAATTGCTGGACTTTTCGAGTTTGTTTTGGAAAATACCTTTGGTGCAACTGCTCTCACCTCTTTTGGTGCATTTTGGATTACATTTGGTGCCATTCTTACCCCTTCTTTTGGTATTATCTCTGGCTATGAAGATCCAACTGAGTTGGACAGAGCCTTGGGACTTTATCTTCTTTCTTGGTTTATTTTCGTTACTATGATGACATTTCTTACTATCAGATCCACTGTtcctttttttgttctgttctTTACTACTGACATGGCTTTCTTAACTCTGGGTATTGGCCACTTACTGTCAAGTAGCAAGTGTATCAAAGCAGGTGGATGGTTCGGTGTTGTAGCATCTTTCTTGGCATGGTATGTAGCATTTGCTGGTTTAGCTACAAAGGAGAATTGTTATATTCAGATCAAGCCTTGGTTCATGCCTGGTGCCCACCGCCTTAAGTAA
- the TNA1 gene encoding Tna1p (High affinity nicotinic acid plasma membrane permease; responsible for uptake of low levels of nicotinic acid; expression of the gene increases in the absence of extracellular nicotinic acid or para-aminobenzoate (PABA); GO_component: GO:0016021 - integral component of membrane [Evidence IEA,IEA]; GO_component: GO:0016021 - integral component of membrane [Evidence ISM] [PMID 12192589]; GO_component: GO:0005887 - integral component of plasma membrane [Evidence ISS] [PMID 9678606]; GO_component: GO:0016020 - membrane [Evidence IEA,IEA]; GO_component: GO:0005739 - mitochondrion [Evidence IDA] [PMID 14576278]; GO_component: GO:0005739 - mitochondrion [Evidence IDA] [PMID 16823961]; GO_function: GO:0015663 - nicotinamide mononucleotide transmembrane transporter activity [Evidence IMP] [PMID 10869563]; GO_process: GO:0015890 - nicotinamide mononucleotide transport [Evidence IEP,IMP] [PMID 10869563]; GO_process: GO:0055085 - transmembrane transport [Evidence IEA]; GO_process: GO:0006810 - transport [Evidence IEA]), which yields MSEINKVDIAHDEQSIIKPNDELPDLGQFAHLFEGVTLPPRGSEERAKLEKRLKRKLDFTIFPLLIITYILNYLDRNSLAASKEGTIMVDLNLTNTQFSTCQAILFVGYITMQVPSNIIMEKLGKPQLYLSVVMMIWGVISACMAAAKNFNQLVAIRAILGAFEAAFYPGVMFYLSSWYTRTELAKRMSIFYTGSLLSGAFGGLIAYAVVTDLEGVHGLHSWQYLFIIEGVATIGVAFICFFCLPELPATTKWLSKEERLLGVVRLIDDIGQADDDYGDSTEKKSAWEGLRLAVVDEKVWIYLAILFFEAATASLNAVFPAIVASLGYDSSKTLLLTAPPWLLVSITSVLVAWHSDKTNERYWHVMIGPAISMVAFIIGISTLKTAPRYVAMMLVLQVYNSYGLSYAWASSNLPRPPIKRAAAFAMINIGGNLPNVYAPYLFSSNYSPHFYAGFGYCLASAILSMVFMTVAKWRLNKLNKKLENGGTVDGLGPETGFKFTL from the coding sequence atgtctgaaatcaataaagtCGACATTGCTCATGATGAGCAGAGTATCATCAAACCCAATGACGAGCTTCCTGATCTTGGTCAGTTTGCCCACCTCTTCGAGGGTGTAACTCTGCCACCAAGGGGCAGTGAAGAACGTGCTAAGCTTGAGAAGAGATTAAAGCGTAAATTAGATTTCACTATTTTCCCTCTTCTTATTATTACCTATATTTTAAACTATCTTGATAGAAACTCGCTTGCCGCGTCAAAGGAAGGTACTATCATGGTGGATTTGAACCTGACTAATACCCAATTCAGTACCTGTCAAgctattttgtttgttggttACATTACAATGCAAGTTCCCTCCAATATTATTATGGAGAAGCTGGGTAAGCCCCAATTATATCTGTCTGTAGTCATGATGATCTGGGGTGTTATTTCCGCATGtatggctgctgccaagaattTCAACCAACTCGTTGCCATCAGAGCTATCTTGGGTGCTTTCGAGGCTGCTTTCTATCCTGGTGTTATGTTCTACCTTTCCAGTTGGTATACTAGAACTGAGTTGGCCAAGCGTATGTCTATCTTCTACACTGGTTCACTATTAAGTGGCGCTTTCGGTGGTTTGATCGCTTACGCTGTTGTCACTGACTTGGAAGGTGTCCATGGTTTGCATTCTTGGCAATACCTTTTCATTATCGAAGGTGTTGCTACTATTGGTGTTGCATTtatctgtttcttctgtcTGCCTGAATTGCCTGCTACTACCAAGTGGTTGAGTAAAGAAGAGCGTCTCCTTGGAGTTGTCAGATtgattgatgatattggtcaagctgatgatgattatGGTGATTCCactgagaagaagagtGCTTGGGAAGGTCTCCgtttggctgttgttgatgagaagGTCTGGATTTACTTGGCCATTCTGTTCTTCGAAGCTGCCACTGCATCTCTTAACGCCGTTTTCCCAGCCATTGTTGCTTCTTTGGGTTACGACTCTTCTAAGACTTTACTGTTGACCGCTCCCCCAtggttgttggtttctATCACCTCAGTTCTTGTGGCTTGGCATTCTGATAAGACCAACGAAAGATACTGGCACGTTATGATCGGTCCTGCTATCTCCATGGTTGCATTTATCATTGGTATCTCTACTCTAAAGACTGCCCCCAGATATGTCGCTATGATGCTCGTGCTTCAAGTATACAACTCTTATGGTCTTTCATATGCTTGGGCTTCGAGTAACTTGCCTCGTCCTCCTATCAAGCGTGCTGCTGCATTCGCCATGATCAACATTGGTGGTAACTTGCCCAATGTCTATGCCCCATacttgttttcttcaaacTATTCCCCTCATTTCTATGCTGGTTTCGGCTACTGTCTTGCCTCTGCCATTTTGTCCATGGTCTTCATGACTGTTGCCAAGTGGAGATTGAACAAACTCAACAAGAAGCTTGAAAATGGTGGAACTGTTGACGGCTTGGGCCCCGAGACTGGCTTCAAGTTTACTTTgtaa